A window of Henckelia pumila isolate YLH828 unplaced genomic scaffold, ASM3356847v2 CTG_466, whole genome shotgun sequence genomic DNA:
ATCCATGGTATTCACCATGCGTATGGGAACTTTCTCATATTGCAAGTCTTCCTTCAAATTTTCTTGAACTATCAGGGGTCCCATTTCTAGTACATGACTTGGATCATGTATGTATCTCCTTAACTGAGATATGTGAAATAGTGGGTGAATTCGGTACAAGTTAGGGGGTAAGGCTAATTGATAAGACAGTGTCCCTATTTTCTTTAGAATCTCAAATTGTCCTACATATTTTGGATTCAAGTTTCCAGCTTTGTCGAACCTGATTACCCCTTTCATTGGAGAGGTTTTCACATACACTTTTCTCCAATTTCGAATGATAGAAGTCTCCTCTTCAAATCTTCCCAACTCTTTTGAAGGTCTTGGGCTATCTTTAGTCGTTCccgaataattttcaacttgtCTACTATGGCTTGAATTGATTCGGGTCCAGTGATGGTTTTCTCTCCCACCTCATCCCAACACAATTGAGTTCGACACTTTCGTCCATACAAGGCTTCGTACGGTGCCATTCCTAGACTGCTGTGATAGGCAAATTCCAGATCACTTCAGTGTGAGATAAAGTCCAACGCACATGCCCGTAACATGTCTTCAAGGGTCTTAATAATCCTCTCAGTTTTCCCATCGGTCTGTGGATGATATGTTGTGCTCATTGTCACTTTGGTACCCATTTCCTCTTGAAAGCTTTTCCAAAATCTTGAAGCAAATCTTGGGTCTCGATCCGACACAATGCTGATTTGGATTCCATGTAATCTCACTACATGATCCATGTAGAGTGTCTCCAACTTATCCAAGTTGTAGTTCATACTTATGGGTATGAAATGAGTGGAATtagtgagtctatccacaattaACCATAAAGCATTGTGACCTTGTCGCGATTTCAATAATCCGACTACGAAGTTCATAGAAATAtgctctcatttccattcagggaTTTCCAATGTTTGTATCATTCCCCCGGTTCTTTGGTGTTAAGATTTtacttgttgacacaccaaacactTGGAGACGAATTTTGCGGTGTATCTCTTCATTTCATTATACCAAAATCCTGTCTTCAAGTATTTGTATATTTTGGTGGTTCCCGGATGAATGAAGAACTTTGATTTGTGTGCCTCTGTCATGACCTCTTGGTATAAATTTTCAATATCTAGCACACACAGTCAATCTTGAATCCAAAGGACATTGTTGTTGTCCATTCGGTGTTCATGACTCTTTCCTTCCTTGACTTGAGCTTTGATCTTTGCCAAGTTAGGATCTTTATCTTCACTTAGTTTTGTTCTTTCCCGCAAACAGGGTTCAACATTCACGGCTGCAAGGAATAATTTCCCCATGTTCTCGCGATTCAAAGAATCAGCCACTTTGTTGGCTTTTCCCGGATGATAACTGATTGTTATTGTAGTgtcccgcaccgtgatcacctactaatcaaaagcttaagcatgcatttaacttaattaaataaatcagaatttaaacagcggaaaacttaaacaacaataaaatattgtttacaaccatatcgaaataacccagtgtattaacccaaatacatcaaaaaacaaaagcctagacaataaCCCTGCTGGTCCTTCATTGCCTAAGCTCTCCTAGAACCACCCGCATCGTCCAACCgtagacctgccccatggaatagggtgttcagatacaacaaagtacgggacatgagcatgataagctcagtacgagagtatgagtatacggtgttatgtgtgcatgtacgcaagtgaactgggtactaagactctcaggtcaagaaacaagctcgtAGACTGGGCCCAgagtatatagcacgctgcgccttTGCATCAGAAGGTGgatcatatacccagtggataatggtgacctcgtactagtacatgtgtccaaccatcactgtaacacccgaaatttttaatacgtaaattcgcatgcataattaggagaatttaattatttaaaattgagaAATGTggattaaatattatttatgtgattttatgtgaattatgtgcatgatttaaagtttattttagcatttaacccgcaattatagAATTTGtagatttttgagtaaataatttatgtgatcgcgtagacgggaccatgGACGGACGAGCTATTGGTTTttcatccaaattattttaaggGATTTTAGTagccataaaatattatttcaagaTTTTAATTCCCcaaaatttatgatattttatttacgtATTTTAGAAGtccatttttagccaaaataagtcattttaatgatatttattgatttttaaaaaaattccttaaatcataatttcgggattaaggaattttatcagattttaattttttaatttgatttttaaagTTAGATTATATTTAATTAGTTAGTTAGCATAATTAGTGAGGTGGTACCTTATTTATTATTCATAAACCTACCCAACCCCACACCCCACTACCATCTATTAACCGACACTCCATCTCCCCCACctcattcttcatcttcttcatcggttAGCAGCAGAAAACTCAACCCTTAGCCGATCTCCAAGTTTTTCTTTGAGAGTTCGTCGTCCCGGGGCCGTTTACGCATACATCTTCAAGAATTATTATCAAGGCATGTCGAATTCTCTTCtctaacaccatataagctacataAATTTTTACGCATCAGAAACTTTTGATCTAGCATGTTACATCacaaagttttatgaagttcttgcATATATGCCTACGATGCTCACGGTTTGCATGTTTCTTTGCATGAATCTCACATTTTCTGACATGGTGAGGACCTAGGCTGCTGGATCAATGTTAAAGGAGTGTatcagggtccctagggtcaagCTAGGTCGGGGTTTGAGGCTGATATAGGCTGGAAATGAAGCTGTCATCTTCTGATGTTCATGGCGCGCAGATTTGTGGTTCTGAGGAAGAAGGGTTTGTTCTCCCTTCTCAGGCCATGGTTTGGAGTGAGGTTTAAAGGGTTAGAATCTCCTAGATGTTGgctaggattgagaagtggtttcacaaAACAATATGGTCGGAGTAGGGAGAACGATCGGATTTAcggcagccgctcagggctgggcGCGAGCTGGGGGAACAGCCTGTTGcaaggcttcgttctccttcctcggacCACCGTTTGGGCTGATTCTTATCTTGTTAGAACCGCCTAGGCGTAGGTTAGATGTGTGTGGTGATACTCCGGGCAGTGGTGGCCGGAGTTGGCCGGCCGATCGTCGGAAGTAACTGCTGCTCACGGCCAAGGAGAACTGGGAAGGGGGGGCTACGGGTTTGAGCTGTGGGTGGGgtttgggtcgggtctgggtggCCCGGGTCGGGTTTGGggtgtagtgggtcgggtcagtagggtccgggtccgggtccgggttaggttgGCCAGGCTCGggtatttaaattttaagtaattaagagtttaagtggTGTTTGGGCCAATTTAATGTTTacaaaattatttgggcctctaaataattttatttggaataTTGTATGttacaagatttttattttattcgatACTCAGTTATAAAAATTATcaagtttttaattaaatgttattttaagtattaatacatatatgtatgggcatatatgtattcttagtattatttatttttaagtatttttaaatgtaaaaaaaataaaatattctagCATTTTTTTAGATTgagtcgtttcatttggtatcagagcacggtccttggagggtgactagTCTGCTACGTGGAGCTCGGAAGCCAcactatcggtctgtaagttttaaatattttaatatgtttTATTAGGAGCATGTGTTTATGGTTTAAGGTTTTATGTTAAGAAAGTTtttaaatacttagttatgcattgcgatttacgtgagGAATGTGTGGTGATGAAATGCCTCGGAGATGAGTAGTCCATAGGTGTGAAATCTGGTAATTTTAGATTTGTGTGCATCGGCTTGGAAAACCTTTTGCGTGCAGGGAGGATTATGGTTAGACGTAACTctacgtttgcgttgctagattctggagctacgcattcgtttatctcacAAGAGTTTATCAGttgggtaggcatcacacctgaggtTGGTATCATAGGGTAGGATGTCATCATGCCGTCTGGGCAGATTCTTACTAGGACTAGTATCATAAGAGGtttggagttagagctgcaggaACACTCAATCAGGGCTGATCTAGTGGTTTTGCCGATGACCGAGTTTGATTTAATTTTGAGCATAGACTGGATGACAGTCATTGGAGCTTCAATTGATTTCCGTCAGAGGAAAGTATCAGTGAAACCTTCTGAGGATGACCCATTTATCTTCTTTGCATCCCAGAGCTGCAGTACTTCGCATGTCATCTCTTTTGTACGTGCGAGGAAATTATTGCGACGAAGGTGCCAGGGGTTTCTTGCGAGTGTAGTTGCAGTGTCAGAACCACCTACCAGATCTATGGCAGAAATAGAGGTTGTTTGTGACTTCCCGGATGTCTTTTCGGATGATGTTGCAAGAATTCCACCAGGTAGCGAGGTGGAGTTTAGTATCGAGCTGATGCCAGATTGTGTTCCTATCCCTAAGGCACCGTAGagacttgctcctactgagatgaaagagcCGAGGGAGCAGATTCAGAAGCTATTGGAGAAGAGCTTCATTCACCCTAgtttttctccttggggagcgccagtattatttgtgaagaagaatgaTGGAagcatgagattgtgtatcAACTACCGAGTGTTCAACAGGATTACAGTGAAGAATGAGTATCCattaccgaggatagaggacttatttgattagttgcagggagcttcggtattctccaagatcgatctgcgatttggatatcatcagttgcgaaTCAGAGATGCTGATGTGTCCAAGACTATttttaggacacgatatgggcattatgagttcttagtaatgtCATTTGGACTGACTAATGCTCCaacggtcttcatggatctcatgaaccgtgtATTCCAGCCATATCTAGACAAGTTCATCATTGTGTTTATTGATgaaatcttgatctac
This region includes:
- the LOC140872512 gene encoding uncharacterized protein; protein product: MPSGQILTRTSIIRGLELELQEHSIRADLVVLPMTEFDLILSIDWMTVIGASIDFRQRKVSVKPSEDDPFIFFASQSCSTSHVISFVRARKLLRRRCQGFLASVVAVSEPPTRSMAEIEVVCDFPDVFSDDVARIPPGSEVEFSIELMPDCVPIPKAP